A part of Aerosakkonema funiforme FACHB-1375 genomic DNA contains:
- a CDS encoding response regulator has translation MTMTSEPQKTLSETIFAGGGEMGALMRTLRELGAQTAHAKTVEEACQISADVLANNLKDIPFALIYLLDSDRKQANLVSTTNLEIGTPISPRAIELADKASDCWLFNSVLATGENRVLNGLIDRFGRLPGGAWDESPNSAIVLPLTRPGQETLGILIAGISPYRPLDDDYRGFFDLVGGQVTTAIANTLAYEEERKRAEALAELDRAKTTFFNNISHEFRTPLTLMLGLAEDALADRDNPLSLAQQKRIEVIQSNGLRLLKLVNTLLDFSRIESDRTFDTHLHSSSVRILIVDDNADMRDYLKRLLSDCWQVEIAANGAIALAKIHNDPPDLVLSDVMMPEMDGFQLLQALRDDPQTKSIPIILLSARAGEEATIEGLEAGADDYLIKPFSARELMARVNTQLQMSRLRLLQSANRFKNEFLLTVTHELQAPLAAILVWVRLLQTQSFDRAKTARALATIERNATIEAKLVKDLLDTSSILAGKLCLKHQFVDLVVLVQNVVKTFREVADTKSILLIEITSNLAVGNILADGNRLRQIISYLLENAIKFTPQGGEVKIELSSINVDLPLIAEDRMTNYIQIVVTDTGIGIRPDFLPFVFDRFTQAEVPSRHSPGGVGIGLAIARLLVELHGGTIDAASEGEARGAKFTVRLPLNDEPNLDTPT, from the coding sequence ATGACGATGACCTCTGAACCCCAAAAAACCTTGTCTGAAACGATTTTTGCCGGGGGTGGCGAGATGGGGGCGTTGATGCGAACGCTACGGGAATTAGGTGCCCAGACGGCACACGCTAAGACGGTAGAAGAAGCCTGCCAGATTTCCGCTGATGTGTTAGCCAATAACCTCAAGGACATTCCCTTTGCGCTGATTTATTTGCTCGACAGCGATCGCAAACAAGCGAATCTCGTCAGCACAACCAATTTAGAGATCGGCACTCCTATTAGCCCCAGAGCGATCGAGCTTGCAGATAAAGCATCAGATTGCTGGTTATTCAACTCGGTTTTAGCCACTGGAGAAAACAGAGTCCTCAATGGTTTAATCGATCGCTTTGGACGACTTCCCGGTGGCGCATGGGATGAATCTCCCAACAGCGCGATCGTCCTGCCCCTAACTCGACCCGGACAGGAAACTTTAGGGATTCTGATTGCTGGAATTAGCCCGTATAGACCCCTCGATGATGATTACCGAGGCTTTTTTGACCTAGTTGGCGGACAAGTAACCACTGCGATCGCCAATACTCTAGCTTACGAAGAAGAACGCAAACGCGCCGAAGCATTGGCAGAATTAGACCGAGCCAAAACCACTTTTTTCAACAACATCAGCCACGAATTTCGCACGCCCCTCACTCTGATGTTAGGGCTGGCGGAAGATGCTTTAGCCGATCGGGACAATCCCCTTTCACTCGCTCAACAGAAACGCATTGAAGTCATACAAAGCAATGGATTGCGTTTGTTGAAGTTGGTTAACACCTTGCTGGACTTCTCGCGTATTGAGAGCGATCGCACCTTCGACACTCATCTGCATTCATCCTCTGTTCGCATTCTAATCGTAGATGACAATGCGGATATGCGTGACTATTTGAAGCGCTTGTTATCCGATTGCTGGCAAGTTGAAATCGCAGCAAATGGAGCGATCGCTTTAGCAAAGATTCATAACGATCCACCCGATTTGGTGTTGAGCGATGTAATGATGCCAGAAATGGATGGGTTTCAATTGCTCCAAGCACTGCGGGACGATCCGCAAACCAAAAGTATTCCCATTATTTTACTGTCAGCACGAGCGGGAGAAGAAGCAACGATTGAAGGATTGGAAGCGGGAGCAGATGATTACCTAATCAAACCTTTTTCAGCTCGCGAACTGATGGCGCGTGTAAATACACAACTGCAAATGTCACGCCTGCGCCTTCTTCAATCCGCTAACCGCTTCAAAAATGAGTTTCTCTTGACCGTGACCCATGAACTGCAAGCTCCTCTGGCGGCAATTCTCGTTTGGGTACGCTTATTGCAAACACAATCATTCGATCGAGCTAAGACGGCTCGTGCGCTAGCAACGATCGAGCGCAATGCCACGATTGAAGCAAAATTGGTGAAAGATTTGTTGGATACTTCCAGCATTCTCGCTGGAAAATTATGCTTGAAGCATCAATTCGTCGATTTGGTTGTTCTGGTACAAAATGTTGTTAAAACATTTCGGGAAGTTGCTGATACAAAGAGCATTTTATTAATTGAAATAACATCGAATTTGGCAGTCGGTAATATTTTAGCAGACGGCAATCGCCTTCGACAAATTATTAGCTATTTGCTGGAAAATGCTATCAAATTTACTCCCCAAGGGGGAGAAGTTAAAATTGAGTTGTCATCAATCAATGTCGATTTGCCCTTAATAGCAGAAGACCGAATGACAAATTACATTCAGATCGTCGTGACTGATACTGGCATTGGCATCCGTCCTGATTTTCTGCCATTCGTTTTCGATCGCTTCACTCAAGCAGAAGTACCCAGCCGTCATTCGCCGGGAGGTGTGGGTATTGGGTTAGCGATCGCTCGTCTTCTGGTCGAATTGCACGGAGGTACGATCGACGCAGCAAGTGAGGGGGAAGCACGAGGGGCGAAGTTTACCGTCAGGTTGCCTCTGAATGATGAACCTAATCTAGATACCCCAACATAG
- a CDS encoding response regulator, whose translation MSDQVFRQYFQALEQQIATLKREQLAGNWEEITAALENLQLIYEQMQTNLEAAEVVEERLLQQNQRIAAAYQHYQDLFLSLPLAYLITDANGVILEGNQASAQLLKVPQLYIAGKPLAVYVAKSDRATFYTKLNELSEVNDIQIWRMNLCPRKGKPFPAELNVAIARNHSGEIETIRIAVSDISRYQQTIAQPARQVTQTQIKTPISTLPQSLDGLQVLIIDDETDAREFIGAVLESYGIRVTAVATAAAALETLSTFHPDVLVCDIRMPGTDGYNLIRQIRALEAQQGRHIPAAALTAYLDENREKALAAGFEAYLHKLAQPDDLIEMVVQLAEGGREI comes from the coding sequence ATGAGTGACCAGGTATTTAGGCAATATTTTCAAGCGCTCGAACAGCAAATTGCCACCCTCAAAAGAGAACAACTTGCGGGGAATTGGGAGGAAATTACGGCGGCGCTGGAAAATTTACAACTGATTTACGAACAAATGCAAACGAATTTGGAGGCAGCCGAGGTTGTTGAGGAAAGGTTGCTTCAGCAGAATCAGCGCATCGCCGCAGCCTATCAACACTATCAAGACTTGTTTCTCTCCTTGCCTCTAGCCTACTTGATTACCGATGCCAATGGTGTAATCTTGGAAGGGAACCAAGCCAGCGCCCAACTGCTGAAGGTGCCACAACTCTATATAGCCGGAAAACCCCTAGCTGTGTATGTGGCAAAAAGCGATCGTGCCACCTTTTATACCAAGCTGAACGAGCTTTCTGAGGTCAATGACATCCAGATCTGGCGGATGAACCTCTGCCCGCGAAAAGGTAAGCCATTTCCCGCCGAATTGAATGTCGCGATCGCACGCAATCATTCTGGAGAGATTGAAACAATACGGATTGCTGTATCCGATATCAGCCGATATCAACAAACGATCGCACAACCCGCTCGACAAGTTACTCAAACTCAAATAAAAACTCCTATATCGACTTTGCCCCAATCTCTCGATGGTTTGCAAGTTCTCATTATCGATGACGAAACCGATGCTCGTGAGTTTATCGGGGCAGTGCTGGAGTCCTATGGCATTCGCGTCACCGCAGTAGCAACCGCAGCCGCAGCATTAGAAACACTCTCGACATTCCATCCCGATGTATTGGTGTGCGATATTCGGATGCCAGGAACAGATGGGTATAACTTGATTCGCCAGATCCGAGCCTTGGAAGCTCAGCAGGGAAGGCATATTCCAGCCGCCGCTTTAACCGCATATTTAGACGAAAATCGAGAAAAGGCTCTTGCGGCTGGATTTGAGGCATATCTGCACAAGCTGGCTCAACCCGACGACTTGATTGAGATGGTAGTTCAATTAGCTGAAGGTGGGAGAGAGATCTAG
- a CDS encoding dynamin family protein: MSYKVETDRFLNDLEKVAQARANVAMSLGKMADTIAQAESQGKQTSGELGLEREIEDIKVASKNLSKGVFRLLVLGDMKRGKSTFLNALIGENLLPSDVNPCTALLTVLRYGPEKKVTVYFKDGKSPKQLDFKSFKQDYTIDPAEAKKLEQEKKLAFPDVDYAVVEYPLPLLEKGVEIVDSPGLNDTEARNELSLGYINNCHAILFVLRASQPCTLGERRYLENYIKGRGLSVFFMINAWDQIRESLIDPDDEEELQEAEDRLRKVFKANLAEYCIIDGYDVYDERVFEVSAIKALRKRLKVANAALEGTGFPEFMGALNIFLTKERAISEIRQARTLSRQASNRVKEAIERRIPLLDRSVKELKERINSVEPEFNKLTDIRDRFKDEIQSLRDRKSRSIADSFRTYVLNLGNTFETDFLRYQPEVQFGDFLDQGRRQAFEAGLKQAFEQYVNDKLSAWTLTAEQEMNAAFTQLSKSAANYGASYTKVTDKITEKITGQKISYSSNTSIEDKSPAWANWAMGLVSLASGNVAGAALMGAGFDWKNILLNLIAVIGISVAVSTVFGIVLGPITLALVGLGIGVFQADRARKEVVKAAKKELVKYLPQVAEQQWQPIHDAVKQCFDAYEKEVSDRIDDDIKSRKAELDNLLQQKESREINYKTELERLHKIESDVSSQSQNIESVYQDFLQAIA, translated from the coding sequence ATGAGTTATAAAGTTGAAACCGATCGCTTTCTCAATGATTTGGAAAAAGTCGCCCAAGCGCGAGCTAACGTGGCAATGTCTCTCGGCAAAATGGCTGATACCATAGCACAAGCTGAATCTCAAGGAAAGCAAACTTCTGGCGAACTCGGTTTGGAAAGAGAGATAGAAGATATCAAAGTAGCGAGTAAAAATTTAAGCAAAGGCGTATTTCGGCTACTGGTTTTAGGCGATATGAAACGAGGCAAAAGCACGTTTCTCAATGCTTTAATTGGCGAAAACTTATTGCCGAGCGATGTCAATCCCTGTACGGCATTGCTCACGGTTCTCCGCTATGGGCCAGAAAAGAAAGTAACTGTTTATTTTAAAGATGGGAAAAGTCCCAAACAACTTGATTTTAAGAGCTTTAAGCAGGATTACACCATCGACCCAGCCGAGGCAAAGAAACTAGAACAAGAAAAAAAGCTAGCTTTTCCCGATGTTGATTACGCTGTAGTCGAATATCCCTTACCTTTGTTAGAAAAAGGTGTGGAAATTGTTGATAGTCCGGGACTGAACGATACAGAAGCGCGGAACGAATTATCTTTGGGTTATATCAATAATTGTCATGCAATTTTGTTTGTTTTGAGAGCATCGCAACCTTGTACGCTGGGTGAACGGCGCTATCTGGAAAATTACATCAAAGGACGGGGTTTGAGCGTTTTCTTTATGATTAATGCTTGGGATCAGATTCGCGAAAGTTTGATCGATCCGGATGATGAGGAAGAATTGCAAGAAGCTGAGGATAGGCTGCGGAAGGTTTTTAAAGCTAATTTGGCTGAATATTGCATCATCGATGGTTACGATGTTTACGATGAACGAGTGTTTGAGGTGTCCGCAATTAAGGCGCTGCGTAAACGCTTGAAAGTTGCTAACGCTGCTCTGGAGGGAACGGGTTTTCCAGAGTTTATGGGCGCACTCAACATATTTTTGACGAAGGAAAGGGCAATTTCTGAAATTCGACAAGCGCGAACTTTATCGCGCCAAGCTTCTAACCGCGTTAAGGAAGCGATCGAACGTCGCATACCATTGCTAGATCGAAGTGTCAAGGAATTGAAAGAAAGAATTAATTCGGTTGAACCGGAGTTTAACAAGCTGACTGATATTCGCGATCGATTCAAGGATGAAATTCAATCGTTGCGGGATAGAAAATCGAGATCGATCGCAGATTCCTTCCGCACCTACGTTCTCAACTTGGGTAACACTTTTGAAACGGATTTCTTGCGCTATCAACCGGAAGTACAATTTGGAGATTTCCTCGATCAAGGGAGACGACAAGCCTTTGAAGCCGGACTCAAACAGGCATTCGAGCAGTACGTCAACGACAAATTATCCGCTTGGACTCTCACCGCCGAGCAAGAAATGAATGCCGCCTTTACACAGCTATCTAAAAGTGCGGCGAATTACGGTGCTTCTTACACCAAGGTAACTGACAAGATTACCGAAAAAATCACCGGGCAAAAAATATCCTACTCTAGCAATACATCAATAGAAGATAAATCTCCAGCCTGGGCAAATTGGGCAATGGGTTTAGTATCTTTAGCTTCGGGTAACGTTGCGGGTGCGGCGCTAATGGGAGCCGGTTTCGATTGGAAAAATATCCTGCTCAACTTAATCGCTGTAATTGGAATCAGCGTAGCCGTTTCTACGGTTTTCGGAATTGTTTTAGGCCCAATAACGCTGGCGCTCGTAGGGTTAGGGATCGGTGTTTTCCAAGCAGATCGAGCTCGCAAAGAAGTCGTGAAAGCAGCTAAAAAAGAGTTAGTTAAATATCTGCCTCAAGTGGCAGAACAACAATGGCAACCGATTCACGATGCTGTCAAACAGTGCTTTGATGCTTATGAGAAGGAAGTGAGCGATCGCATTGACGATGATATCAAATCTCGCAAAGCGGAATTAGACAATCTGCTTCAACAAAAAGAATCCCGCGAAATCAATTATAAGACAGAATTGGAACGTCTGCACAAAATCGAATCAGATGTTTCTTCGCAATCGCAGAATATTGAGTCAGTGTATCAGGATTTTCTGCAAGCGATCGCTTAA
- a CDS encoding dynamin family protein, protein MSYTTERASLIRDLDRVAKARHDAARCLSKIVTTLTQAESEGESTSGKLGLETYIEDIELARKNLQHGVFRLLVLGDMKRGKSTFLNALIGENLLPSDVNPCTAVLTVLRYGEEKKVTVYFKDGKPPEKLEFTNFKERYTIDPDEAKKLEEEKKQAFPDVNYAVVEYPLPLLEKGIEIVDSPGLNDTEARNELSLSYINNCHAIMFVFRADQPVTMAERRYLENYIKGRGLSVFFLINAWDEIRKALIDPDDAEELQEAENKVRQVFRTNLSEYCQVDGQDIYDDRVFEISSIQALRRRMKNSEESLEGTGFPEFMNELNTFLTKERAIAQLRQAITLAQQSYHRVWSAIDRRIPLLEQDVEELKRRIGSVEPEFKKLTEIRDRFKDEIASTRDKKARAIADSFKEYILNLGNTFESDFLRYQPNIGFLDSLSKGKREEFNAAFKQAFEQYLNDKISAWELTAERQLQDAFGQLSQSASEYGSAYTKVANAINEKLIGSKLHAAQNIGSEDNSPAWASWAMGFFSLALGNVAGIALAGAGFDWKNILVNSLAVIGIWSFLSIFSISLITGPIGVLLLGLGVGALQAEQARKELIKATKKEFVKYLPQIAQEQWQPVHQAVKDCFDAYDREVTKRINDDIKSRQAELDNLLEQKLSREINRDSELKRLKSIDAEVLSEYRNLESVYEDLLLFNA, encoded by the coding sequence ATGAGTTACACAACTGAAAGAGCAAGTTTGATTAGAGATTTGGATCGAGTCGCCAAAGCACGCCACGATGCTGCACGCTGTCTCTCTAAAATCGTTACTACTCTTACTCAAGCCGAGTCGGAAGGAGAATCTACCTCTGGTAAATTAGGTTTGGAAACATATATAGAAGATATCGAGTTAGCGAGAAAGAATTTACAACACGGTGTATTCAGGCTCCTAGTTTTAGGAGATATGAAACGGGGCAAAAGTACGTTTCTGAATGCCTTAATTGGGGAAAATTTATTACCGAGCGATGTCAATCCCTGTACGGCGGTGTTAACGGTTCTCCGCTATGGGGAAGAAAAGAAGGTTACCGTCTATTTTAAAGATGGCAAACCTCCCGAAAAGCTAGAATTTACAAATTTTAAAGAACGATACACCATTGACCCTGATGAAGCCAAAAAACTAGAAGAAGAAAAAAAGCAAGCTTTTCCCGATGTTAACTATGCTGTAGTAGAATATCCCTTACCGCTGCTGGAAAAAGGTATTGAAATTGTTGACAGTCCGGGGTTAAACGATACGGAAGCGCGAAATGAACTTTCGCTCAGCTACATCAATAATTGTCATGCAATTATGTTCGTGTTCAGGGCAGATCAACCAGTGACGATGGCAGAGCGTCGCTATCTGGAAAATTACATCAAAGGTCGAGGATTGAGTGTTTTCTTTTTGATCAACGCTTGGGATGAAATCCGCAAGGCACTCATCGATCCAGATGACGCGGAAGAGTTACAAGAAGCGGAAAATAAAGTGCGTCAAGTTTTTCGTACCAATCTATCGGAATACTGTCAAGTAGACGGACAGGATATTTATGACGATCGCGTGTTTGAAATTTCTTCGATTCAAGCTTTGCGGCGGCGGATGAAAAACTCGGAAGAGTCTCTGGAGGGAACGGGATTTCCAGAGTTTATGAATGAGTTGAATACGTTTTTAACTAAAGAACGGGCAATTGCACAATTGCGGCAAGCGATAACTTTAGCACAGCAAAGTTATCACCGCGTTTGGTCAGCGATCGATCGCCGTATCCCTTTGCTAGAACAGGATGTGGAGGAATTGAAACGGCGGATTGGTTCGGTTGAACCAGAATTTAAGAAGCTGACAGAAATACGCGATCGCTTTAAAGATGAAATTGCCAGCACGCGAGATAAGAAAGCGAGAGCGATCGCCGATTCTTTTAAAGAATACATTCTCAATTTAGGCAACACATTTGAATCTGATTTCTTGCGCTATCAGCCAAATATCGGATTTCTCGATTCCCTCAGCAAAGGTAAGCGGGAAGAATTTAATGCGGCATTCAAACAAGCATTCGAGCAATACCTCAACGACAAAATTTCGGCTTGGGAACTGACAGCAGAACGACAATTGCAAGATGCCTTCGGACAACTATCGCAAAGCGCATCCGAGTACGGTTCTGCTTATACTAAAGTAGCAAATGCGATTAATGAAAAATTGATCGGTTCCAAGCTACACGCCGCTCAAAATATAGGCTCTGAAGACAATTCGCCTGCATGGGCGAGTTGGGCGATGGGATTTTTCTCATTAGCTTTGGGTAATGTTGCCGGGATAGCGCTTGCAGGCGCGGGATTCGATTGGAAAAATATCCTGGTAAACTCTCTGGCTGTGATCGGAATTTGGAGCTTTTTATCGATTTTTTCCATATCTTTGATTACCGGACCGATCGGGGTTTTGCTGCTAGGTTTGGGTGTCGGTGCTTTACAAGCGGAACAAGCTCGGAAAGAATTGATCAAAGCCACAAAGAAAGAATTTGTCAAGTATCTTCCCCAAATAGCACAGGAGCAATGGCAACCTGTTCATCAAGCGGTGAAAGATTGTTTTGATGCTTACGATCGCGAAGTCACCAAACGCATCAATGATGATATCAAATCTCGACAAGCTGAGTTAGATAATCTGCTCGAACAAAAGCTATCCCGCGAAATTAATCGCGATAGTGAATTAAAGCGCCTGAAAAGTATTGATGCTGAGGTGCTATCCGAATATCGCAATCTCGAATCTGTCTACGAGGATTTGTTGTTATTCAACGCCTAA
- a CDS encoding SIMPL domain-containing protein (The SIMPL domain is named for its presence in mouse protein SIMPL (signalling molecule that associates with mouse pelle-like kinase). Bacterial member BP26, from Brucella, was shown to assemble into a channel-like structure, while YggE from E. coli has been associated with resistance to oxidative stress.): MSKFLPGVYHTLFTAATIAALWMGATKNSSADNSVFSVSQGSNGSTPDSLVSRRAISVIGQGLVTAPADTARLEFRFANRAPVEPPPATSLTPAQEAPSLPGEEPLKPVVDALVGMKVPQDNITIETSSLENPKLLVKIDKPTRERVQEVVKVASSALKGSDALFIQGIGAEYAVNDCQPLERTARRIALKDAQSQVSSIALEMGVQVGELLLVTVYPIVSPASVSACGSKVAVPTSPFAGFSDSTPPYNPSAPTEVQVRSQIGVTYAIK; the protein is encoded by the coding sequence ATGTCTAAATTTTTACCGGGAGTCTACCACACCCTATTCACTGCTGCAACGATCGCTGCACTGTGGATGGGCGCAACTAAAAACAGTAGCGCTGACAATTCCGTCTTTAGCGTATCGCAAGGCAGTAATGGCTCGACACCAGATTCTCTAGTTAGCCGACGTGCGATAAGTGTCATCGGTCAGGGTCTGGTGACCGCACCAGCAGACACGGCTCGCCTGGAATTTCGCTTCGCCAATCGCGCACCTGTTGAGCCACCACCAGCAACAAGCTTGACACCGGCACAAGAAGCTCCTTCTTTACCTGGAGAGGAACCCCTCAAGCCTGTAGTTGATGCCCTAGTTGGTATGAAAGTACCACAGGATAACATCACAATTGAAACCAGCTCCCTAGAAAATCCCAAGCTGCTGGTTAAAATCGACAAGCCAACTCGCGAACGGGTGCAAGAAGTTGTGAAAGTGGCAAGTTCTGCGCTCAAAGGCAGCGATGCTCTGTTTATTCAAGGTATCGGTGCGGAATATGCGGTAAATGACTGTCAGCCACTGGAACGCACCGCTCGCCGTATCGCACTCAAGGATGCACAGAGTCAGGTGAGTAGTATTGCTTTAGAAATGGGTGTGCAAGTTGGAGAACTTCTGTTAGTGACAGTTTATCCGATCGTCAGTCCTGCATCTGTTTCCGCTTGCGGTTCCAAGGTTGCCGTTCCCACTTCCCCTTTTGCTGGATTCAGCGACAGTACACCCCCTTATAATCCCTCCGCTCCAACTGAGGTGCAAGTGAGGAGTCAAATCGGCGTGACTTACGCGATTAAATAG
- a CDS encoding VOC family protein: MIDHISIGVSDFGQSLTFYDNVLSELGFKRCMDIEFDGIQAAGYGLDSDIEPSFWIGRKHDVMAAITPSVGFHIAFQATTRDAVDAFYTAAMAAGATDNGKPGLRPQYHANYYAAFVLDPDGYNVEAVCHQPL, translated from the coding sequence ATGATTGACCATATTTCGATCGGCGTCTCAGATTTTGGGCAAAGTCTGACGTTTTACGATAACGTTCTCTCAGAACTCGGTTTTAAGCGTTGCATGGATATTGAATTTGACGGTATTCAAGCAGCGGGTTATGGCTTGGATTCTGATATCGAACCGAGCTTCTGGATAGGTCGCAAACACGATGTGATGGCAGCCATTACACCTTCAGTCGGCTTTCACATTGCTTTCCAGGCTACTACGCGAGATGCGGTGGATGCTTTTTATACAGCGGCTATGGCGGCTGGCGCAACTGACAACGGCAAACCGGGATTGCGACCGCAATACCACGCTAATTATTATGCGGCTTTTGTCCTCGACCCAGATGGCTATAATGTCGAAGCAGTGTGTCACCAACCGCTTTAG
- a CDS encoding SemiSWEET transporter, whose protein sequence is MDLLTVLGLLAGTLTTIAFLPQVIKTWKSKSAKDFSFGMLITFSLGVFLWLVYGIAKNDLPVIVANLLTFVLNLIIISLKTRYK, encoded by the coding sequence ATGGATTTGCTAACTGTTTTGGGCTTATTAGCGGGAACGTTAACGACGATCGCCTTTTTGCCTCAAGTAATTAAAACTTGGAAATCCAAATCAGCGAAAGACTTTTCGTTTGGAATGCTGATTACTTTCAGTTTGGGTGTGTTTCTGTGGTTAGTCTATGGAATTGCCAAAAACGATCTCCCTGTTATTGTCGCCAATCTGCTCACCTTTGTCTTGAACTTAATAATTATTTCCCTTAAAACAAGATACAAGTAA
- a CDS encoding phosphomannose isomerase type II C-terminal cupin domain: protein MPENQNDEQTMTATLNSEPAKTRIRPWGTVTILEEAERYRINRIEVKPGHHISTQMHYHRSEHWVVVSGTAKVICDGKETLLKQKESTYVPMSMPHRVENPGVIPLVMIEVQNGEYLGEDDIIRFGDDTEN from the coding sequence ATGCCAGAAAATCAAAATGACGAACAAACTATGACTGCGACCTTGAATTCCGAACCTGCTAAAACTCGCATACGACCTTGGGGAACGGTGACAATTTTAGAAGAAGCGGAACGTTACAGAATTAATCGCATCGAGGTCAAACCCGGTCATCACATCAGTACCCAAATGCACTATCACCGCAGCGAACATTGGGTTGTCGTCTCCGGTACGGCTAAAGTTATCTGCGATGGTAAAGAAACTCTACTCAAACAAAAAGAATCTACTTACGTTCCTATGTCCATGCCTCACCGAGTTGAAAATCCAGGCGTGATTCCGCTAGTAATGATTGAAGTGCAAAACGGAGAATATCTTGGCGAAGATGACATTATTCGTTTTGGTGACGATACGGAAAATTGA